From the Quercus lobata isolate SW786 chromosome 6, ValleyOak3.0 Primary Assembly, whole genome shotgun sequence genome, one window contains:
- the LOC115949722 gene encoding F-box/kelch-repeat protein At3g06240-like translates to MILRVIIVVYSCGLGYDSSSDDYKAVLVSHTASPTVSPNDYYDALKYFSISTYSFRTNTLKKIDDNEFPYNFDSSTQGVTLNGAPHWVLRREEYNTEVNSKSLKVALVYFDPAKEHFYELPLPCMLDKYSEFELGVLEFELGVLGGCLSLSYDPNGSHLETWVMKKYGVEESWEKLFVIPNVEGHLRPLCFTNNGDVLMEVNLKKIVIYNLLNNSKRTVIQNIESDCFGLCVYNVESMVLPYDEQRLNLSHHNNKLATQNQKNLMGPL, encoded by the coding sequence ATGATATTACGGGTCATTATTGTGGTTTACTCGTGTGGACTTGGTTATGATTCTTCCTCTGATGATTACAAGGCTGTGTTGGTATCTCATACAGCAAGTCCAACAGTCTCACCCAACGATTATTATGATGCTCTTAAATATTTTTCCATCTCTACCTACTCTTTCAGGACcaatactttgaaaaaaattgatgacAATGAATTTCCTTACAATTTTGATTCTAGCACACAAGGGGTTACTTTGAATGGAGCTCCCCATTGGGTTCTTCGCCGTGAAGAATATAATACGGAAGTCAATTCTAAATCTTTAAAAGTGGCACTGGTTTATTTTGATCCGGCTAAAGAACACTTCTATGAGTTGCCATTACCTTGCATGTTAGATAAATATTCAGAGTTTGAGTTGGGGGTTTTAGAGTTTGAGCTGGGGGTTTTAGGTGGATGCCTTTCTCTATCATACGATCCCAATGGAAGCCACCTTGAGACTTGGGTAATGAAGAAATATGGGGTGGAAGAATCTTGGGAAAAATTGTTTGTCATTCCCAATGTTGAGGGGCATTTGAGGCCATTGTGTTTCACCAATAACGGTGATGTTTTAATGGAGGTGAACCTTAAGAAAATAGTCATCTACAATCTTCTAAATAATTCTAAAAGAACTGTGATTCAAAATATAGAGTCAGATTGTTTTGGACTGTGTGTATATAATGTGGAGAGTATGGTTCTTCCATATGATGAGCAAAGGTTAAACCTTTCTCACCACAATAATAAATTAGCAACACAGAATCAAAAGAATTTGATGGGTCCCTTATGA
- the LOC115949723 gene encoding F-box/kelch-repeat protein At3g06240-like, whose protein sequence is MLEVKSLDFPPRYEGITPEIFGSCNDFLLVYCRPHLYLWNPSSGTHNMFELYYHIDTDNILMCGLGYDSSSDDYKAVFVSHLVSPPGSPNSGYSFESIFISHYSFRTNTWKDIDYSDFPYNFYFDTQGVTLNGAPHWVLRREEYDMEAYSKSVTVVLVYFDPAKEDFYELPLPCMLDKDSKFELGVLGGCLSLTYDPNGSHFETWVMKKYGVEESWEKLFVIPHFEECLGPLCFTKNNDVLMEGMCFTKNNDVLMEVNRKKIVIYNLLNNSYKRTVISNIESDDSYYSRGFELGVYVESGSSIR, encoded by the coding sequence ATGCTCGAAGTGAAATCTCTCGACTTTCCTCCAAGGTATGAAGGCATAACACCTGAGATCTTCGGCTCTTGCAACGATTTCTTACTTGTTTATTGTCGTCCTCATCTTTATCTGTGGAACCCATCTTCTGGTACACATAATATGTTTGAATTATACTATCATATTGACACGGATAATATACTCATGTGTGGACTTGGTTATGATTCTTCCTCTGATGATTACAAGGCTGTTTTTGTATCTCATTTAGTAAGTCCACCAGGCTCACCCAACAGTGGTTATAGTTTTGAATCTATCTTTATCTCTCACTACTCTTTCAGGACCAATACTTGGAAAGATATTGATTACAGTgattttccttacaatttttattttgacacaCAAGGGGTTACTTTGAATGGAGCTCCCCATTGGGTTCTTCGCCGTGAAGAATATGATATGGAAGCCTATTCTAAATCTGTAACCGTAGTACTGGTTTATTTTGATCCGGCTAAAGAAGACTTTTATGAGCTGCCATTACCATGCATGTTAGATAAGGATTCAAAGTTTGAGCTGGGGGTTTTAGGTGGATGTCTTTCTCTAACATACGATCCCAATGGAAGCCACTTTGAGACTTGGGTAATGAAGAAATATGGGGTGGAAGAATCTTGGGAAAAATTGTTTGTCATTCCCCATTTTGAGGAGTGTCTTGGGCCATTGTGTTTCACTAAAAACAATGATGTTTTAATGGAGGGGATGTGTTTCACCAAAAACAATGATGTTTTAATGGAGGTGAACAGAAAGAAAATAGTCATCTATAATCTTTTAAACAATTCTTATAAAAGAACTGTGATCTCAAATATAGAGTCAGATGACTCATATTATTCTCGTGGGTTTGAACTTGGTGTATATGTGGAGAGTGGTTCTTCCATAAGATAA
- the LOC115993964 gene encoding endo-1,3;1,4-beta-D-glucanase-like has protein sequence MAGHQCCSNPPTLDPSAGAGHVEQLCGLSTYVTGSPNAKHAIILISDIFGYEAPKLRKLADKVSAAGYYVVVPDFIREPFVLEDIANNPLEVWLKDHGTDKGFEEAKPIVETLKSKGASSVGAAGFCWGGKVVVELSKVELIQAAVILHPAWVTVDDIKGVKVPIAVLGAEIDHIAPPELLKQYDEALTSQSKVDFYVKIFPKVSHGWTTRYEDEDEVAVKSAEEAHQNLLDWFAKYIK, from the exons ATGGCAGGACATCAGTGCTGCTCTAACCCACCAACTTTAGACCCAAGTGCTGGAGCTGGCCATGTTGAACAACTCTGTGGTCTCAGCACCTATGTCACTGGCTCCCCTAATGCCAAGCATGCCATCATTCTCATCTCTGACATCTTTG GATATGAAGCTCCAAAATTGAG gaagCTTGCAGACAAGGTTTCAGCTGCTGGATATTATGTGGTAGTTCCTGACTTCATACGAGAACCCTTTGTGCTCGAAGATATTGCTAATAATCCTCTAGAAGTTTGGTTGAAGGATCATGGAACG GATAAAGGATTTGAAGAGGCAAAGCCAATAGTTGAAACTTTGAAAAGTAAAGGTGCTTCTTCAGTTGGGGCTGCAGGCTTTTGCTGGGGTG GTAAGGTTGTGGTTGAACTTTCAAAAGTTGAACTTATCCAAGCTGCAGTGATATTACATCCTGCATGGGTAACAGTGGATGATATCAAGG GTGTTAAGGTCCCCATTGCAGTACTAGGAGCTGAAATTGACCACATTGCTCCACCCGAACTCTTGAAACAATATGATGAGGCCTTAACTTCTCAATCTAAG GTGGATTTCTATGTCAAGATATTTCCAAAAGTCTCACATGGGTGGACAACTAGGTACGAGGATGAAGATGAAGTAGCTGTGAAGTCTGCTGAGGAGGCCCATCAGAACCTGTTGGACTGGTTTGCCAAGTATATTAAGTGA